In one window of Hevea brasiliensis isolate MT/VB/25A 57/8 chromosome 10, ASM3005281v1, whole genome shotgun sequence DNA:
- the LOC110637729 gene encoding S-protein homolog 74-like — protein sequence MSSSSLLFILALALFIASSECSLFDPYHVHVTNILSQNKILLVHCKSKDDDLGVHNLTVGQEFSWSFKLNFFGTTLFWCYMAPDDHSHVAFKVFWVSGKLFDRCDAAQNCFWVAKDDGVYLRDTRRNEDVYKQEWQPGRFKADHNQGDLDTND from the coding sequence ATGAGCTCTTCATCGTTATTGTTTATTTTGGCATTAGCTCTCTTCATTGCATCCAGTGAGTGCTCTCTATTCGATCCATATCATGTTCATGTAACCAATATATTGAGCCAAAACAAGATCTTACTTGTGCACTGCAAGTCCAAAGATGATGATCTTGGCGTCCATAATCTTACAGTTGGGCAAGAATTTTCATGGAGTTTCAAATTGAATTTTTTCGGCACCACCCTTTTCTGGTGCTATATGGCACCAGACGATCACTCTCATGTTGCTTTTAAGGTGTTTTGGGTTAGTGGAAAGCTTTTTGACAGGTGCGATGCCGCTCAGAATTGCTTTTGGGTTGCTAAAGATGATGGAGTTTACTTGAGAGATACTCGAAGGAATGAAGACGTTTATAAACAAGAATGGCAACCAGGCAGATTTAAAGCTGATCATAACCAGGGAGATTTGGATACAAATGATTAA